Genomic window (Pseudothauera hydrothermalis):
GGCTGGCCGACGAGTCCGTTCGGCTCGATCCCGCACTGGGGTTGATCTATGGCAACCAAACCTGAAACCGGAGGCGCAATGGCCGACAGCATCGCTCACGCCGCGCAGGCGGTGATGCCGCGTTTCAACCTGATCGATGAGCCTTGGATACCGGTGCGCTGGCTGGACGGCCGCCACGACCAACTCGGTATCCGCGACACCCTGCTGCAGGCGGAGCATATCGCCGAGATCCAGGATGCCTCGCCGCTAGTGGTCGCGGCGCTGCACCGCTTTTTGCTCGCCGTGCTGTACCGGGCGCTGGAGGGGCCGACCGATGTGCAGCAGGCCAGGCTGTGGTTCAAGCAGGGCTGGCCGGAAGGAAAGATCGAGGCGTATCTGGAAAAGTGGCGAGATCGTTTCTGGCTGTTCGATCAGCATTATCCCTTCGGGCAGATTCCGGGCTTCGTGCCGCGCATCTGGCGGGCGTGGACCGTGCTGGCCGCCGAACACAATGCCGATAACGCCAAGGTGCTGTTCGACCATGTCGACGTCAACCAGGCCGGTGCCATCAGCCCGGCCCAGGCCATCCGCTGGCTGCTGGCGACCCAGACCTTCTCGGTCAGCTGCGGCAAGAGCGAGCTGGCCCATACCGGCACCGCACCCTCGGCCACCGCGGTGATGGCCTTGCCGCTGGGGCGCAATCTCTTCGATACCTTGTCCTATGCGCTGGTGCCGCAGAACCGGCTGGTGCAGGCCGGCGACCTCCCGCTATGGGAGCGGGAACCCGAGACGCTGGAGGCGCTGAAAAGTGGTTGCGAGCGTGCGGTCAGTGGCTTTGCCGACCGCTACACCTGGCGGATTCGTGCCATCCGCCTGCAGGCCGACGCGGATGGCATGATTTCCCGGCTGGCGTTTGCATCCGGCGTGGGGCCGCAGGCCGGGCAGCAGAGCGATCCGATGCTGGGCTACCAGATCGACGACAAGAAAGGCCGATTGCCGGTGGTCTTTCGCGCGCGCGGGTTCTGGCGCGATTTCGATTCCCTGCTGCCCGATGCCAGCGGTTGCGCCCCCCAGGTCATCGAGCATGCCATCGACCTGGGCCGCGCGGTGCCGCAACGCTTTCCGTCCTCGGTGATGGTGGCGGGTCAGTCCAACGACAAGGCCAAGATCGAATACTGGCGCATGGAGCGCTTCAGCCTGCCGCCCGCGCTGGCCGGTGACCGCATGGTACGGGCGGAGATTCGTGCATTGCTCGCCGAAGCTGAACAGGCGCAAAACGCCCTGTTGGCCGCCTGCAAGTCCTTTGCCCGCCATCTGCTCGGTCGGGGCGAGCGGGAACCGGCGGGCAAGGACGTCAGCAGCTTCCTGGGCCAGATGGCCGTCACCGACAGCTACTGGTCCAGCCTGGAGCCCCGTTTTCACCAGATCCTGGCCGAATACACCGGGGAGCGCGACCCCGAAGACATCCGCCTGTCGTGGCTGCGGCATGTGCGCGCCGCCATGCATGGCGCCTGGCGCGCCCATGCCACGCGCGCGGCGGCCGGCGATGCCTGGGCGATTCGCGCACTGGTCAAGGCGGAAGTCGCGGTACTGCGCCACATCGACAAACTCACTGACGAAATTTCCAAGCTCGAACCCACCAAGGAGCCCGCATGAGTGCCTATCTGGACTGGCTGGAAGAATTGAACGAGCGTGATGCGCGGGTACGGGCCGTGCTGCGCCGCAGCCTGGCCTTCGACCCCGGTGCGTTTCCGGCGGCCTATCCCTATGTCGAGCCCTTCCTCAAGGATCAGGACAGCCACTGGCGCCGGCAGGTGCATTACCTGGTGGCCGCCTTGTGGGCGGCACACTGGAAGGTGGGGCGTACCGATCCTGCCCAACCGATTGGCGAGGCGGTTGCCCGCTACGCGATGCGCCATCACTCGCCAGAACAGCTCAGGAAAGGCGCATTCAGCACCGAACGGCGCTTCATCGCCCTGCTCGATGCCGACGCCGACGAGCTGCCCTACCGGCTGCGCCAGATGGTCGCCTTGCTCAAGGATCAGGCCATCGATTTCGATGCGCTGCTCGCCGACCTGCTGCGCTGGCACGCTCCCGACAAGCGCATCCAACACCTATGGGCGCGCCAGTTCTATCGCGCGCTGCACAAAGACACCGATCTGCCCGCAGAGCCCGAAACCGAAGAGGAGTCCGCATGAAAACCATCGTCGAAATCCATGTGCTGCAGAACTTTGCCCCGTCCAACCTGAACCGCGACGACACCGGCGCCCCCAAGGATGCCCTGTTTGGTGGCACACGCCGGGCGCGCATCTCCAGCCAGTGTGCCAAGCGGGCGGTGCGGCAGTTTTTCGGCGAGCAGGTGGCGCAGGGGCTGTTGAGTGCCGAGGATCTGGCCCGGCGCAGCAAGCGCGTGCTGGAAGCGCTGACCGACATTCTGGTCGGAAAAGGCCGTGATGCCGAGGCTGCAAATCAGAAAGCCACCCTGGCGCTGGGCGCCATGGAACTGGCGGTCAAGGACGAAGGCAAGACCGAATACCTGCTGTTCCTCGGCCAGCGGGAAATCGCCGGCATCGCCGACGTGGTGCATGAAAAGTGGGACGCACTGGTGGCTTCGGAAGCCCCGGCCGCCGAGGGCAAGAAAGCCGGCAAGGCCAAGAAGCAGGCCGCCCAGGGCATCGACCCGGAAATTCGCAAGGCACTCGACAAGGTGTTCAACGGCGGCAAGGCGCTGGATGTGGCGCTGTTCGGCCGCATGCTGGCCGACATGCCCGAAAAGAACCAGAACGCCGCCTGCCAGGTTGCCCATGCCCTGTCCACCCACGCGGTGGAGCGGGAGTTCGACTTTTACACCGCCGTGGATGATCTCAAGCCCGAGGACACCGCCGGGGCGGACATGATGGGAACCGTCGAATTCAATTCCGCCTGCTTCTACCGCTACGCCGTGGTGGATTGGGAAAAGCTCGGCCAGAACCTGCAGGACGACACCGAACTGGCGGCCAGAGGTCTGCGCGCCTTCCTCGAAGGCTTCGTGGTGGCCGAGCCCACCGGCAAGCAGAACACCTTTGCCGCCCACAACCCGCCGGAGTTCGTAATGATCACGGTGCGCCGCAATACCGCGCCGCGCAATCTGGCCAATGCCTTCGAGACCGCCATCCGCGCCCGCGACAACCTGACGCGCAATTCCGCCAATGCCCTGCTGGACAAGGCCAGGGCATTGCAGGCTGCCTATGGCGGTGAAACGGCGGCCTTCGTGCTGGACCTGACGGGTGCGGAAGTCGGCGATGTGGCGCAGCCGGTGGCTTCCCTTTCCGCACTGCTTGACGCGGTGATGGCCGAAGTGCGGCGGGGCTGAAGCATGGCCACCTTACTGCTGCGCCTGGTGGGGCCGATGCAGTCCTGGGGCACCACCAGCCGCTTCGATGAGCGCGACACCGGCAAGGAGCCCAGCAAGTCCGGCGTGCTCGGGCTGGTGGCGGCCGCCCTTGGCATCGACCGGGAAAACTGGCACGACCTGGAGCCTCTGTGCCAACTGCGCATGGGTGTGCGCCATGACCGACCGGGTGTGCCGAGGCGTGATTACCAGACCGCACAGCGGGTGATCTCGGCCGACGGATCGAAGATTCATGACACCGCCGTCACCACTCGTCACTACCTTGCCGACGCCGCCTTCCTGGTCGGCTTGTGCGGCGAGGACCGGGCCTTGCTCGAACGCATCCATGCCGCCCTTGCCGATCCGGTGTGGCCGCTCGCCCTGGGACGCAAATCCTACGTGCCGTCGGAGCCCGTCTGGATGCCCGATGCGGTGGTGGATGCCGGATTGCGCGAGGCGCTCGTCCGGTGGCCTGCCATCGCCGCTCCCCGGCCGGGCGCGCCACGCGCCCCATGGATGCTGTCCCTGGAATCCGCCGACCGCTCCGGCCTGATGAAGATGGACCAGCCCCTGTCGTCCTTTGCCGAGCGCCGCTTCGGTCCCCGTTTCGTCGTTTCGGAGGTACTGGATGTTCCTGTCCAAACTGGTGCTTGATCCCGCCCATCCGCAGGCGCGACGTGACCTGGCCAATGCCTACGAAATGCATCGCACCTTAAGCCGGGTCTATGCCCAAAACCCGGACAGCCCGCCGGCACGCTTCCTGTGGCGGCTGGAACACCATGGCGCCCGTCTGCCGCAGGAGGGCGCGACCGTACTGCTGCAATCGGCCACGCCTGGTCGCTGGCAATGCCTGCAAGCGCTGCCCGGCTACGCCCGCGCCCTCAATCCCGACAAGGTGGTGCACGTGGAGCAACTGCTGCAGGCCAGCCGAAGTCACGCGTTCCGCCTCTGCTGCAATCCCACCGTCACACGCGACGGCAAACGTTACGGTCTGCTGCGTGAAGAAGAGCAACTTGCCTGGCTGGCCCGGCAAGGCCGTCAGCACGGATTCTCGCCGCTCAATGTTCGTGTCTGCCGCAGCGAACGTGTCAGCCATCGGCAGGGGCGCGGCGGCCAGCGCATCACGCTGCAGGTGGTGCAGTTCGACGGCCTGCTGCGGGTGGAAGATCTGGAGCGGCTGGGCCTGGCGCTGGTCAATGGCATCGGCCACGGCAAGGCGCTGGGTCTGGGGATGCTGTCGCTTGCGCCGGCACACGGCTGACCCGACGATAATCCCGTCGCAACCTTCCCAGGAGTCCGCCATGCACCTGCTCACCACCGATGAACTGAACCGCCAGCCGAACAGCCTGCTGGCCGATGCCCACCGGGGAGAACCCGCCCTGGTAACGGACCATGGCAAGCCCGTCTTCATGACCGTGCCCATCGGCGCTGGTCTGGATACCGGCAAGCGGCATGTGCAGGCGCTCGGTCGGGCAACGGATGCCGCCGTGCTGCTGGATGAACCCGCGGGACGCCGGGTTGCCGCACAGCAGGGATTGCTGGTGGTCGGAACCCTGGGGCTGCTGATCCGGGCACGCGAAGGGGGCGTGTTCCCGGCCTTGCGTCCCCTAGTCGATACCCTGCAGGACCTCGGGTACTTTCCGTTGCCGATGCTGATCGAGCGCCCCCCGGCGGATCTGGGCCAAAGCTAATCATGCTGCCACCGCTCAAACCCATTCCAATCAAGGAACGCTTGTCCATCGTCTTCGTCGAGAAGGGCGAGATCGACGTGGTGGATGGCGCCTTCGTGGTGGTCGACAGCCAAGGCTTCCGGGTGCGGCCGGTGCTCACCCATATCCCGGTCGGCGGGGTCGCCTGCATCATGCTGGAGCCGGGCACACGGGTATCGCACAGGGCGGTGGCACTGGCGGCACGGGTGGGCACGCTGCTGGTGTGGGTAGGGGAAGCCGGCGTGCGCCTGTATTCCTCCGGCCAGCCCGGTGGCGCGCGCGCCGACCGTTTGCTGTATCAGGCACGGCTGGCGCTGGATGAATCGCTCAGACTGAAAGTAGTACGCAAGATGTACGCGCTGCGCTTCGGCGAAGATCCCCCTGCCCGGCGCAGTGTAGAGCAGTTGCGCGGCATCGAGGGCGCGCGGGTCAGGCGGACTTACCAGTTGCTGGCGCAGAAGTTCGGCGTGAAGTGGTCCGGTCGCGCCTACAACCCGGAGGACTGGGACGTCTCCGACCTGCCCAACCGCTGTCTGTCGTCCGCCACCGCTGCGCTCTACGGCGTCACCGAAGCTGCGGTACTGGCCGCGGGTTACGCCCCGGCGGTGGGTTTCATCCACACCGGTAAAGCGCTGTCCTTCGTGTACGATGTGGCCGACATCTACAAATTCGACACCGTGGTGCCGGCCGCTTTCCAGGTGGCCGCCAGCAACCCATCCAACCCGGAACGGGCAGTGCGCCTGGCTTGCCGGGACATCTTCCGCAAAACCAGACTGCTGGAACGCATCATCCCGGACATCGAGGAAATCCTCGCCGCGGGCGAGATCCCCCGCCCCGAGGCACCGCAAGAGTCGGTCGGCCCCGCTATCCCCAACCCGGAGAACTTGGGCGATGCTGGTCATCGTGCTTGAGAACGCCCCACCCCGGCTGCGTGGCCGGCTGGCGGTGTGGCTGCTGGAAGTACGCGCCGGGGTGTATGTGGGCACCTACTCGCGGCGGGTGCGCGAACACATCTGGAACCAGGTGGAGGCGGGTATCGAGAATGGCAACGCGGTAATGATGTGGTACGCGAACAACGAAGCCGGCTTCGAGTTCCAGACCCTCGGCCCCAACCGCCGCCTGCCCGCAGATTGGGACGGCGTACGTCTCGTCAGTTTCCACCCGAACGCCGACGAGAGCGATGTTTAATCTTGATAATATGTTTATGGCATGACAATGAGTCGGTTAAAATTCTGCCTAGAAAATATCAATTGAAATTCAATTGGATAAGAAAAGTGTGTTCCCCACGCCCGTGGGGATGAACCGTGCGACACGTTAAGTGCGACAACTGCGACGAAGGTGTTCCCCACGCCCGTGGGGATGAACCGCTCGTCAGAGCTTGCGGCTCCGGGCCGGCGTCGTGTTCCCCACGCCCGTGGGGATGAACCGTATCGATTCGGCGCATGTGCCAAAAAAATTTGGTGTTCCCCACGCCCGTGGGGATGAACCGGAAATCCGCAGGGAGAACGGTATCGAATGATAGTGTTCCCCACGCCCGTGGGGATGAACCGGCATTCCATTACAGTCACGGATACAAAGATAAGTGTTCCCCACGCCCGTGGGGATGAACCGGTTTATCTGTGCAATGCTCTGAATTGGGCAGAGTGTTCCCCACGCCCGTGGGGATGAACCGGCCACGACTGAGACAATCGCCGGCATCATCGGGTGTTCCCCACGCCCGTGGGGATGAACCGAACAAAACTTGCTTAAATCATTCGTAGAATCTGTGTTCCCCACGCCCGTGGGGATGAACCGTCGTTACTGTTCGTTGCTATATGGGCCGATCCAGTGTTCCCCACGCCCGTGGGGATGAACCGTCGAGGCAGGAATGCCGGAGGTCTGGCAGACCGTGTTCCCCACGCCCGTGGGGATGAACCGGCAGAACGCGATGCGGCGGCGTGACCTCGTGCGTGTTCCCCACGCCCGTGGGGATGAACCGATAACGCGCCATGAGGCGGGCGGCAGCCGACCGTGTTCCCCACGCCCGTGGGGATGAACCGCACGCGCCAGCGCTGATCGAGGCAGGGGTCATGTGTTCCCCACGCCCGTGGGGATGAACCGGATACGGTGATTGACGTGGTGGCCACCGCGTGGGTGTTCCCCACGCCCGTGGGGATGAACCGCACGCGCCAGCGCTGATCGAGGCAGGGGTCATGTGTTCCCCACGCCCGTGGGGATGAACCGCGGTTTGTGGAACGGCTGCAAAGCGCCTGTGACGTGTTCCCCACGCCCGTGGGGATGAACCGTCGAACTCGTCCTCGATGTCGATGCCCGCGACGTGTTCCCCACGCCCGTGGGGATGAACCGCCCGGTGCGCCACGCGCCGTCTTGCCATGTCTGTGTTCCCCACGCCCGTGGGGATGAACCGCGTGCGTGCAGCCGGTATCCGCGCACGGGCGAGTGTTCCCCACGCCCGTGGGGATGAACCGGCGGCGTTGGCGAGCTGGTCGTAGGCGACGGCGTGTTCCCCACGCCCGTGGGGATGAACCGGGACGCCTGGCTCCAGGGTAATGGCCGCCGAGAGTGTTCCCCACGCCCGTGGGGATGAACCGCTTGTTGCCTTCCCGACGCTGATAGGGGCGCTGTGTTCCCCACGCCCGTGGGGATGAACCTTGACTCTTGCCCTGGGGGCGCCGAGCCTGGGTGTGTTCCCCACGCCCGTGGGGATGAACCGTAGGCTCGTCGCATCTTCGGAATGATCTGGCGGTGTTCCCCACGCCCGTGGGGATGAACCGGCGGCAGCCGACGCCGAGGTCGCTGACAAGCTGTGTTCCCCACGCCCGTGGGGATGAACCGCGGCCAAGGTAGCCATCCCCGACGATCTGACAGTGTTCCCCACGCCCGTGGGGATGAACCGTCTCATTTTGATCCGCTGATTAACAGGCCGTTGAAAAAGTGGTCACAAAAGCCTCGTACCCTCTGCCAAGAGTCGATTTCGACCGAGCAGGGGCGGTTTTTCGGCCTGCGACAGCCCCTGTTGGGGCCTGCTGCAGGCCCTTTGGCCCACTTCGGGCGCACTGAGCCCGTGTTTCACGCATGATGCGCATCCCACCAGCCACCGATGCAGCCCATGCGTATCAGGTTGTAGGCGGCAAAGCACAGCAGCGCCTGCCCCGCCAACTTGGCGTGCCCGATCAGTTTGGTCTTGGCCAGTCCCCCCACGGTCTTGATCCAGCCAAAGGCCTCTTCGATGCGTTTGCGCACACGCAGGCTCTTGTGGTACCCCGCGTGTCGTGTGGTGCGCGCATCGATGGCCGAGTACTTGCTGCGGGCGGCCACGTGCGGGGTGATGCCAAGCTTGCGGCAGCCCTGCACAAAGGCATGGCAGTCGTAGCCCTTGTCGGCGCCCACGGTTCGTCGGCGGCGCGTGTGTGCCTGGCGCTGCAGCATCTTGAGCGCCGCTTCGCGCTCAGCCGTGCCACTGGCGTGGGTGATTTCGACGTCCACCACGAGTCCGTGGCGGTTGTCCATGAGGATGTGCGCCATATGGCACAGGCGGGACTTGTCACCCTCAGCTTTCTTGAACAGACGCGCATCGGCATCCGTGGTGCTCGTGTGCGTGGCGTTGCTGCGCGACTGG
Coding sequences:
- the casA gene encoding type I-E CRISPR-associated protein Cse1/CasA, which codes for MADSIAHAAQAVMPRFNLIDEPWIPVRWLDGRHDQLGIRDTLLQAEHIAEIQDASPLVVAALHRFLLAVLYRALEGPTDVQQARLWFKQGWPEGKIEAYLEKWRDRFWLFDQHYPFGQIPGFVPRIWRAWTVLAAEHNADNAKVLFDHVDVNQAGAISPAQAIRWLLATQTFSVSCGKSELAHTGTAPSATAVMALPLGRNLFDTLSYALVPQNRLVQAGDLPLWEREPETLEALKSGCERAVSGFADRYTWRIRAIRLQADADGMISRLAFASGVGPQAGQQSDPMLGYQIDDKKGRLPVVFRARGFWRDFDSLLPDASGCAPQVIEHAIDLGRAVPQRFPSSVMVAGQSNDKAKIEYWRMERFSLPPALAGDRMVRAEIRALLAEAEQAQNALLAACKSFARHLLGRGEREPAGKDVSSFLGQMAVTDSYWSSLEPRFHQILAEYTGERDPEDIRLSWLRHVRAAMHGAWRAHATRAAAGDAWAIRALVKAEVAVLRHIDKLTDEISKLEPTKEPA
- the casB gene encoding type I-E CRISPR-associated protein Cse2/CasB, producing MSAYLDWLEELNERDARVRAVLRRSLAFDPGAFPAAYPYVEPFLKDQDSHWRRQVHYLVAALWAAHWKVGRTDPAQPIGEAVARYAMRHHSPEQLRKGAFSTERRFIALLDADADELPYRLRQMVALLKDQAIDFDALLADLLRWHAPDKRIQHLWARQFYRALHKDTDLPAEPETEEESA
- the cas7e gene encoding type I-E CRISPR-associated protein Cas7/Cse4/CasC; the protein is MKTIVEIHVLQNFAPSNLNRDDTGAPKDALFGGTRRARISSQCAKRAVRQFFGEQVAQGLLSAEDLARRSKRVLEALTDILVGKGRDAEAANQKATLALGAMELAVKDEGKTEYLLFLGQREIAGIADVVHEKWDALVASEAPAAEGKKAGKAKKQAAQGIDPEIRKALDKVFNGGKALDVALFGRMLADMPEKNQNAACQVAHALSTHAVEREFDFYTAVDDLKPEDTAGADMMGTVEFNSACFYRYAVVDWEKLGQNLQDDTELAARGLRAFLEGFVVAEPTGKQNTFAAHNPPEFVMITVRRNTAPRNLANAFETAIRARDNLTRNSANALLDKARALQAAYGGETAAFVLDLTGAEVGDVAQPVASLSALLDAVMAEVRRG
- the cas5e gene encoding type I-E CRISPR-associated protein Cas5/CasD, encoding MATLLLRLVGPMQSWGTTSRFDERDTGKEPSKSGVLGLVAAALGIDRENWHDLEPLCQLRMGVRHDRPGVPRRDYQTAQRVISADGSKIHDTAVTTRHYLADAAFLVGLCGEDRALLERIHAALADPVWPLALGRKSYVPSEPVWMPDAVVDAGLREALVRWPAIAAPRPGAPRAPWMLSLESADRSGLMKMDQPLSSFAERRFGPRFVVSEVLDVPVQTGA
- the cas6e gene encoding type I-E CRISPR-associated protein Cas6/Cse3/CasE, with product MFLSKLVLDPAHPQARRDLANAYEMHRTLSRVYAQNPDSPPARFLWRLEHHGARLPQEGATVLLQSATPGRWQCLQALPGYARALNPDKVVHVEQLLQASRSHAFRLCCNPTVTRDGKRYGLLREEEQLAWLARQGRQHGFSPLNVRVCRSERVSHRQGRGGQRITLQVVQFDGLLRVEDLERLGLALVNGIGHGKALGLGMLSLAPAHG
- a CDS encoding type II toxin-antitoxin system Phd/YefM family antitoxin gives rise to the protein MHLLTTDELNRQPNSLLADAHRGEPALVTDHGKPVFMTVPIGAGLDTGKRHVQALGRATDAAVLLDEPAGRRVAAQQGLLVVGTLGLLIRAREGGVFPALRPLVDTLQDLGYFPLPMLIERPPADLGQS
- the cas1e gene encoding type I-E CRISPR-associated endonuclease Cas1e, which codes for MLPPLKPIPIKERLSIVFVEKGEIDVVDGAFVVVDSQGFRVRPVLTHIPVGGVACIMLEPGTRVSHRAVALAARVGTLLVWVGEAGVRLYSSGQPGGARADRLLYQARLALDESLRLKVVRKMYALRFGEDPPARRSVEQLRGIEGARVRRTYQLLAQKFGVKWSGRAYNPEDWDVSDLPNRCLSSATAALYGVTEAAVLAAGYAPAVGFIHTGKALSFVYDVADIYKFDTVVPAAFQVAASNPSNPERAVRLACRDIFRKTRLLERIIPDIEEILAAGEIPRPEAPQESVGPAIPNPENLGDAGHRA
- the cas2e gene encoding type I-E CRISPR-associated endoribonuclease Cas2e — encoded protein: MLVIVLENAPPRLRGRLAVWLLEVRAGVYVGTYSRRVREHIWNQVEAGIENGNAVMMWYANNEAGFEFQTLGPNRRLPADWDGVRLVSFHPNADESDV
- a CDS encoding IS5 family transposase, with amino-acid sequence MRGKPNFQGAMFSYISLEERVPARHPLRKLRAVVDALLATMHQEFEAVYARTGRPSVPPEMLQALLLQILFSIRSERLLVEAIDYNLLYRWFVGLNIDDKVWDHSTFSANRERLFNEGLARAFFDRVRHMAEWARLISDEHFSVDGTLIDAWASHKSFKRRDDDSSTPPGRNPTVDFTGQSRSNATHTSTTDADARLFKKAEGDKSRLCHMAHILMDNRHGLVVDVEITHASGTAEREAALKMLQRQAHTRRRRTVGADKGYDCHAFVQGCRKLGITPHVAARSKYSAIDARTTRHAGYHKSLRVRKRIEEAFGWIKTVGGLAKTKLIGHAKLAGQALLCFAAYNLIRMGCIGGWWDAHHA